Proteins co-encoded in one Candidatus Paceibacterota bacterium genomic window:
- a CDS encoding peptidoglycan-binding protein: protein MKKTLMVAAFVLGTLPIAAFADTLTRQLDVGSTGNDVSSLQTFLAEDVSLYPQGLVTGYFGSLTQRAVSNFQSRNNIPAVGRVGPITLVALNAQMGGNTIGSNRTAPVISNLGISVSRNTALLNWATNKGAAGIVYYNTSPLNMIEASANTPVTISGSALTVSTSLQTSFSAGLVNLQPNTIYYYVVYVRDGMGNESVTSQSTFHTLN, encoded by the coding sequence ATGAAAAAAACTTTAATGGTAGCAGCTTTTGTTCTTGGGACTCTTCCCATTGCAGCATTTGCTGATACGCTTACTCGCCAGTTAGACGTCGGGTCAACAGGAAACGATGTCTCTTCTCTGCAGACCTTTCTAGCAGAAGACGTCAGTCTATATCCTCAAGGTCTTGTGACAGGTTACTTCGGCAGCCTAACCCAGAGAGCGGTCTCAAATTTCCAAAGCCGAAATAATATTCCTGCTGTCGGACGTGTCGGGCCTATTACTTTGGTAGCTTTGAATGCCCAGATGGGTGGCAATACAATTGGTTCCAACAGAACAGCGCCAGTTATTAGTAATTTAGGCATCAGTGTTTCAAGGAATACAGCCTTACTCAATTGGGCTACAAATAAAGGCGCAGCAGGGATAGTGTACTACAATACTTCTCCACTCAACATGATAGAAGCAAGTGCCAACACTCCAGTGACTATCTCCGGATCTGCCCTTACTGTTAGTACTAGTCTACAGACTTCGTTTAGTGCAGGCTTGGTAAATTTACAACCTAATACAATCTACTATTACGTAGTTTACGTAAGAGATGGTATGGGCAACGAGTCCGTCACTTCACAGTCAACCTTTCACACTTTAAACTAA